The following are encoded in a window of Brockia lithotrophica genomic DNA:
- the rsgA gene encoding ribosome small subunit-dependent GTPase A yields the protein MCRSIEKGGKVLKETLLRGRIVRALAGYYDVVVEEDGETPSAEDGQDFRRSVLRTRARGLLRELGITPLVGDLVHVRPTGEGEGVLIEVLPRKSELVRPPAANVDAVLVVATLREPEVDLAYLDRLLVHVEHARLEAVLFWNKVDVLGLSEREELEALLGVYRSAGYATFAGSVRTGEGLPEVRAHLAGKVLVLAGPSGVGKTSFLRVLRPDLPLAVGELSRKLGRGRHTTREVVLVDVGQGSWIADAPGFGALRLPDVGLPELGRLFPEIAACAEGCRFRDCLHEREPGCAVRAAVEEGKIARSRYANYLTFLRELREMHAERY from the coding sequence TTGTGCCGTTCGATTGAGAAAGGGGGGAAGGTTCTGAAGGAGACGCTCCTGCGGGGACGCATCGTTCGCGCTCTGGCGGGCTACTACGACGTGGTCGTAGAAGAGGACGGAGAAACCCCGTCCGCTGAAGACGGCCAGGACTTCCGGCGTTCGGTCCTTCGCACGCGCGCACGCGGACTCCTGAGGGAGCTCGGAATTACGCCTCTCGTAGGGGATCTCGTCCACGTGCGGCCCACGGGCGAGGGAGAAGGCGTGCTGATCGAGGTCCTCCCGCGCAAGAGCGAGCTCGTTCGTCCCCCCGCGGCCAACGTGGATGCCGTCCTCGTGGTGGCCACCCTACGGGAACCCGAGGTCGACCTCGCGTACCTCGACCGCCTCCTCGTGCACGTAGAACACGCCCGACTCGAAGCGGTTCTCTTTTGGAACAAGGTAGACGTCCTCGGGCTTTCCGAAAGAGAGGAGCTCGAAGCGCTTTTGGGCGTATATCGGAGCGCCGGGTATGCGACGTTTGCGGGGAGCGTGCGTACCGGAGAGGGGCTTCCGGAGGTCCGCGCCCATTTGGCCGGAAAAGTCCTCGTCCTCGCCGGGCCTTCGGGGGTGGGGAAGACTTCGTTTTTGCGGGTGCTTCGCCCCGACCTTCCCCTTGCGGTCGGAGAGCTCAGCCGGAAGCTCGGCCGCGGAAGGCACACGACGCGCGAAGTCGTCCTCGTCGACGTAGGACAGGGCAGTTGGATCGCCGATGCCCCGGGGTTCGGGGCGCTTCGCCTACCGGACGTGGGTCTTCCGGAACTCGGACGACTGTTTCCGGAAATTGCGGCGTGCGCCGAAGGCTGCCGTTTTCGCGACTGCCTGCACGAACGGGAACCAGGGTGTGCCGTGCGCGCGGCTGTAGAGGAAGGGAAAATCGCCCGATCCCGTTACGCGAATTACCTCACCTTCTTGCGCGAGCTTCGGGAAATGCACGCGGAGCGCTACTGA